The region CTATGTATTTAAATTGATTTTAAATGTCTAATATTTAACAAAAATATTAATAATTGTTTAAATTTATTACAATTACTCTAAAAATATTTGTTAATTTAGGATGATAAAAATACATAATTTTAAAAGTTCGCAAGATGAAATCATTAAAAAGTTGAAGTTTTCATTTAAGTTTGCGTTAATGAAGTTTACGCTAGGAAAACAAGAACGATTAAAAAGTAGAAAATTAATTGAAAGACTTTATAAGGAAGGCAATTCCTTAAAGGCTTATCCGTTAAGAATGATGTATTTGCAGACAGAACATACATCAAATTTTCCTGCACAAGTTGGCGTTTCCGTGCCAAAAAGAAACTTTAAAAAAGCTCCAGACAGAAATAGATTAAAAAGATTGATGCGGGAAACCTATCGACTGCAAAAAGGAATTGTTTACGATCAATTAGAGATGCCCCATATTTTTATGATTTCGTATCTTGGTAAAGAAAAATGGAGCTACGAAGATTTGTATGTAAAAATGGAAAAACTATTAACTTTATTCATAGAGGAAACAAAAACTATAAAAAATGATGAAATTTAATCGCTCGAAAACAATAATGGTTGTTCTTTTATTAGGTACAATTTTTTTAACGTTTTCCTTTAAATCTAAATTCTTTGAAGTTGCCAAACAAATAGAAATTTACAATTCTTTGTTTAAAGAGTTGAATATGTATTATGTAGATGAAATAAATCCGGCAGAATTAACAGAGAAAGCTATTAAAAACACTTTAAAAGATTTAGATCCGTACACTAATTTTTACAATGAACAAGATGTAGAAGAGGCAAAAATTAGAAGAGAGGGCGAATATGCGGGTATAGGAGCAGCTGTTTATTATACCAATAAAGGTATTCAAATTAGAGAAATTTATAAAGGATTTTCTGCGGATAAAGCCGATTTAAAAGCAGGCGATTTGATTACATCTGTAAACGGACAATTGTTAGAAAATATGGAAAGAGATCAGCTCTCTATGTTTTTAAAAGGAACCCCAAACACAAAAATATCTTTAGAAATTGAACGGCAAGGCAATACAATTG is a window of Polaribacter litorisediminis DNA encoding:
- the rnpA gene encoding ribonuclease P protein component, whose translation is MKFTLGKQERLKSRKLIERLYKEGNSLKAYPLRMMYLQTEHTSNFPAQVGVSVPKRNFKKAPDRNRLKRLMRETYRLQKGIVYDQLEMPHIFMISYLGKEKWSYEDLYVKMEKLLTLFIEETKTIKNDEI